The Blastocatellia bacterium genome has a segment encoding these proteins:
- the hisG gene encoding ATP phosphoribosyltransferase translates to MALVKFAIPKGSLEKATFDLLERAWYKIYGRERTYRPKISDPQIELKILRPQEIPIFVAEGLHDVGITGKDWIQEGRADVETLLDLEYGRVKLVVAVPKDVDVASLTDLFRKFWRQGRKVRISAEYLNITADYVKANPLYRRKFGRKEPLIVTPWWRRGTNDRVSIYLSFGATEAKPPEDTDVIVDVIETGTTLERNNLKPIETILESTAVLIANRRALRDRQKREKIYDIMTLLKGVIDSEKKLHIFVNVRQENLEELLRALPALKRPTVSPLSAPGWYSVNTIVEKQQFLTLLPALRRLAQGLVVHEPQQILPLEEIARNEAHE, encoded by the coding sequence ATGGCTCTGGTGAAATTCGCGATCCCGAAGGGATCGCTCGAGAAAGCAACGTTCGATCTCCTGGAACGAGCCTGGTACAAGATCTATGGCCGGGAGCGTACATATCGGCCGAAGATCAGCGATCCGCAGATCGAGCTGAAAATCCTCCGCCCGCAGGAGATTCCGATCTTCGTCGCCGAAGGACTGCATGATGTCGGAATCACGGGGAAGGATTGGATTCAAGAAGGGCGCGCGGATGTTGAGACCCTTTTGGATCTGGAATATGGGCGAGTGAAATTGGTCGTCGCGGTTCCGAAAGACGTGGATGTCGCTTCGCTGACGGATCTCTTTCGGAAGTTCTGGCGCCAGGGGCGGAAAGTCCGCATTTCCGCCGAGTATTTGAACATCACGGCGGACTATGTGAAGGCCAATCCGCTCTATCGCCGGAAATTCGGACGGAAGGAACCGCTCATCGTCACGCCCTGGTGGCGACGTGGGACGAACGATCGCGTGAGCATCTATCTCTCGTTCGGGGCCACGGAGGCGAAACCCCCTGAGGATACGGACGTCATTGTTGACGTCATCGAGACGGGGACGACGCTGGAGCGGAACAATCTCAAACCGATCGAAACGATTTTGGAGTCCACGGCTGTTTTGATCGCCAATCGGCGCGCGCTGCGGGATCGGCAGAAGCGGGAGAAGATCTACGACATCATGACGCTGCTCAAGGGCGTGATTGACAGCGAGAAGAAGCTCCACATTTTCGTGAACGTGCGGCAAGAGAACTTGGAGGAGCTATTGCGGGCGCTGCCTGCCTTGAAGCGACCGACGGTCAGTCCGCTTTCGGCCCCCGGGTGGTACTCGGTGAATACGATTGTTGAGAAGCAGCAGTTCCTCACGCTGCTTCCCGCCCTTCGCCGATTAGCGCAGGGACTCGTCGTTCACGAACCGCAACAGATCTTGCCCTTGGAGGAGATCGCGCGCAACGAGGCCCATGAGTAA
- the hisD gene encoding histidinol dehydrogenase: MSKKWLIPIRALTQRTFERRLREIRERRGLSKAVWEQVHRILEDVRRRGDEALLEYVARFDGVVLSRDRLRVEPEAVRAAYGEVSREAIAALRLVRRRLERAERRWLEALKRVRVVADGVVIESAHCPIRSVGCYVPGGKAAYPSSVLMNVVPARLAGVERIVICSPPRQETGEIHPLVLVAADLCGITEIYRVGGATAIAALAYGTATIPSVEKIVGPGGPYVVAAKLLAAERVGIDLPAGPSELVIVADETASPQAIAADLVAQAEHGEDSLCGLLATSRHLAQETARALRARLTTAERRAIIQQALARRGFLLYAEGDLDLLVRFANALAPEHVQVMTRRPRSVARGISRAGLVLIGSHSPASASDYVLGTNHVLPTGGTAAAYSGLSVLDFLKRVTYAECARRSLAQFVEPVRILALAEGLPNHYRALEERVRGLDHRMKR; encoded by the coding sequence ATGAGTAAAAAATGGCTCATTCCGATTCGGGCGTTGACGCAGCGTACTTTTGAACGGCGATTGCGGGAGATTCGCGAGCGTCGTGGTCTCTCGAAAGCAGTGTGGGAACAGGTGCACCGCATCCTAGAGGACGTTCGGAGGCGGGGGGATGAAGCGCTTCTGGAATATGTGGCGCGATTCGATGGCGTCGTGCTCTCGCGGGACCGGCTGCGGGTCGAACCGGAGGCCGTTCGCGCGGCCTACGGCGAGGTTTCACGCGAAGCGATCGCGGCACTCCGGTTGGTGCGGCGCCGATTGGAACGCGCCGAGCGACGTTGGCTCGAGGCCTTGAAGCGCGTCCGCGTCGTCGCCGATGGTGTCGTCATTGAGAGCGCGCATTGTCCCATCCGAAGTGTGGGATGTTACGTCCCGGGGGGAAAGGCGGCGTATCCCAGCTCCGTGCTCATGAACGTCGTGCCCGCGCGCTTGGCTGGGGTCGAGCGAATCGTGATTTGTTCCCCTCCGAGGCAAGAGACGGGCGAGATTCATCCCCTCGTTCTCGTCGCGGCCGATCTCTGCGGGATCACCGAGATATATCGCGTAGGAGGAGCAACGGCGATTGCAGCGCTCGCCTACGGGACGGCGACGATCCCATCGGTGGAGAAAATCGTGGGGCCGGGTGGACCGTATGTTGTGGCCGCGAAACTTTTGGCTGCCGAGCGCGTGGGGATTGATTTGCCGGCTGGGCCGAGCGAGCTGGTCATCGTGGCCGACGAGACGGCATCGCCGCAAGCGATCGCCGCTGATCTCGTGGCACAGGCCGAGCATGGGGAGGACAGTCTTTGTGGGTTGCTGGCGACCTCTCGTCATTTGGCGCAGGAGACGGCGCGAGCACTCCGTGCACGACTCACGACGGCGGAGCGTCGTGCGATCATCCAGCAGGCGCTTGCTCGGCGAGGGTTCCTGCTCTATGCGGAAGGGGATCTCGATTTGCTCGTGCGCTTCGCAAATGCCTTGGCCCCCGAACATGTGCAAGTCATGACGCGGCGTCCGAGAAGCGTCGCGCGCGGCATCTCGCGGGCCGGACTCGTGCTCATTGGTTCGCATTCCCCGGCGAGTGCGAGCGATTACGTGTTGGGCACGAATCACGTCTTACCCACGGGGGGGACGGCAGCCGCTTATTCTGGTCTCTCGGTCCTCGATTTCCTGAAACGGGTGACGTACGCCGAATGCGCGCGGCGCAGTCTCGCGCAATTCGTGGAACCGGTGCGCATCCTCGCTCTCGCCGAAGGGTTGCCGAATCACTATCGCGCCTTAGAGGAACGCGTGCGAGGTCTTGACCATCGGATGAAGAGATGA
- the hisC gene encoding histidinol-phosphate transaminase → MRAWWEQRLDELDALEGYPIPEGDELSEGKLDANENVLLPKALLVTLAQRAVETLDPRFYAIGDARALVRDLSRYLGIEPEHIVLGSGGDQLIDLVAQAFLEPGATAVTIAPTYSFYRIRCAFAGARVIEVPLREDFSLDLEALARAAHGARVLFLCSPNNPTGNQFPLAEIEHLAREFSGLLIVDEAYVEFASETALPLLARSTNVVLLRTFSKAFGLAGMRLGYLLAPPRLSRLFAEKVQYPYPVNAFAVRLARLLLEAYEEVRATIETVKREREWLRRALQTLGVRAFPSQTNFVLFEVGDRANMVWRHLAEHGLRVKYVGEVLGYGACLRATVGSPETNRALIARVQEALG, encoded by the coding sequence ATGAGGGCGTGGTGGGAACAGCGACTCGACGAGCTGGACGCTCTGGAGGGGTATCCGATCCCCGAAGGGGACGAGCTGTCGGAAGGCAAACTCGATGCGAATGAGAATGTCCTTTTGCCGAAGGCGCTCCTTGTGACGTTGGCGCAGCGCGCTGTGGAGACGCTCGATCCTCGCTTCTACGCCATCGGAGACGCGCGGGCCTTGGTGCGAGACCTCAGTCGCTATCTTGGGATCGAGCCCGAGCACATCGTCTTGGGAAGTGGTGGGGATCAGCTCATCGATCTCGTGGCGCAGGCTTTCCTGGAGCCTGGAGCGACAGCGGTGACGATCGCGCCCACGTATTCCTTCTATCGGATTCGCTGCGCGTTCGCTGGAGCGCGGGTGATCGAAGTCCCATTGCGGGAAGATTTCTCCCTCGATTTGGAAGCGCTCGCGCGAGCAGCGCACGGAGCGCGCGTGCTCTTCCTCTGCTCCCCGAACAATCCGACGGGAAATCAATTCCCCTTGGCTGAGATCGAGCACTTGGCGCGAGAGTTCTCCGGCCTTCTTATCGTGGACGAAGCTTATGTCGAATTCGCATCGGAGACGGCGCTGCCGCTCCTGGCGCGTTCGACCAACGTAGTTCTGCTGCGGACGTTCTCGAAGGCGTTCGGATTGGCGGGGATGCGACTCGGCTATCTTTTGGCGCCTCCGCGTCTCAGTCGTCTTTTCGCCGAGAAAGTGCAATATCCCTATCCGGTGAACGCATTCGCCGTGCGACTCGCCCGGCTCCTTTTGGAGGCGTATGAAGAAGTGCGCGCGACCATCGAGACCGTCAAGCGGGAGCGCGAGTGGCTGCGGCGGGCATTGCAGACCTTGGGGGTGCGCGCGTTTCCCTCGCAGACGAACTTCGTCCTCTTCGAAGTCGGTGATCGAGCGAACATGGTCTGGCGGCATCTGGCCGAACACGGCTTGCGCGTGAAATACGTCGGCGAAGTACTCGGTTATGGGGCGTGTCTGCGCGCGACTGTCGGCTCGCCGGAGACGAATCGGGCGTTGATCGCGCGGGTTCAGGAGGCCCTCGGATGA